The proteins below come from a single Stomoxys calcitrans chromosome 1, idStoCalc2.1, whole genome shotgun sequence genomic window:
- the LOC106094569 gene encoding possible lysine-specific histone demethylase 1, protein MSNSNTDTGDTVLSNDNPCLTQSPLLTPQNEQPPPVVRGKLLSNIEPIEVVTLISDDSDTEPSPKRKTPGPNLSNSIGGGSGIKKYAGDDDSNDAHNDERRMSRRIKPRVDYTNKSNTASVNVDEKPSTPSGGHSSNINVHTSTEKKSDSKTRKSEALKSPYAKDITDPREAAAAAAEAYKEILTGLEGAAFQSRLPFDKMTSNEAACFPDITKTGLVAQRVFLNIRNRLLQMWIENPKQQLILENALKDMEPPFDSDPNLVKRIHSFLERHGFINFGIFKRLRPIPSKKLGKVIVIGAGISGLAAAQQLQQFGMDVIVLEARDRVGGRIATFRKNNYIADLGAMVVTGVWGNPMTILSKQIGMEMIPIRQACPLYGAGGKPVPKHKDDMVEREFNRLLESASYLSHQLDFNYAGNNPVSLGQALEWIIKLQEKSVKEKQAQYLRQLCEAQKAIIDNQTKTSRVLSKIRQLGSLHAKLLRSRPQRVEGDNTFAEHEFEIRSTNYEWTKASKLYDDLTKEEEILQNKLKELETNPPSDVYLSSKDRQILDWHFANLEFANATPLCNLSLKHWDQDDDFEFIGNHTTVRNGYSCVPIALTEGLDIRVNTAVKAIKYFPTGVEIVTENLKTNNSLVTYKADLVLCTLTLGVLKIATAKVQSQQSNTVKFDPPLPDWKQQAIQRLGFGNLNKVVLCFDRIFWDPNTNLFGHVGSTTASRGELFLFWSISSSPVLLALVAGRSAAIMENVSDDVIVGRCIAVLKGIFGNGSVPQPKETVVTRWRADPWARGSYSFVSVGSSGSDYDLLAAPVIPPNPHNPKPNQELDELPRLFFAGEHTIRNYPATVHGAFLSGLREAGRIADYYLGYPEGTPNDIGYSVVEAANTASVGDTVDLVDIAHSSDSFSKTSDDKSNPADSNE, encoded by the exons ATGTCCAATAGCAATACGGACACCGGTGATACCGTGCTATCGAATGATAATCCCTGCCTGACACAGTCGCCGCTGCTAACGCCACAGAACGAGCAACCACCTCCTGTGGTCAGAGGCAAACTCTTGAGCAATATAGAGCCAATTGAAGTGGTCACATTGATAAGTGATGATTCCGATACAGAGCCTTCGCCTAAGCGTAAAACTCCAGGACCAAATCTGAGCAACAGCATTGGTGGCGGTAGCGGAATCAAAAAATATGCTGGAGATGATGATTCCAATGATGCACACAACGATGAAAGACGTATGAGTCGGCGCATTAAACCCAGAGTAGATTATACAAATAAATCGAATACAGCATCTGTCAATGTGGATGAAAAGCCATCAACCCCTTCGGGAGGACATTCATCTAACATCAATGTACATACTAGTACTGAAAAGAAGTCGGATTCCAAAACCAGAAAATCGGAAGCTCTTAAAAGTCCCTATGCCAAAGATATAACAGATCCCCGTGAGGCGGCAGCTGCTGCGGCAGAGGCCTATAAAGAGATTTTAACAGGTTTGGAAGGTGCTGCATTTCAATCTCGACTGCCATTCGATAAAATGACCTCGAATGAGGCAGCTTGTTTTCCTGACATCACCAAAACTGGTTTGGTGGCCCAACGTGTGTTCCTTAATATTAGAAATCGTTTACTACAAATGTGGATAGAGAATCCCAAACAGCAATTGATTTTGGAAAATGCTCTTAAAGACATGGAACCTCCCTTTGACAGCGATCCCAATTTGGTTAAACGTATCCATTCCTTTCTCGAACGCCATGGCTTCATTAATTTTGGCATTTTCAAACGCCTTCGGCCAATACCTAGCAAGAAATTGGGAAAAGTAATTGTTATAGGAGCTGGTATTTCGGGTTTAGCTGCAGCCCAACAATTGCAACAGTTTGGTATGGACGTTATTGTTTTGGAGGCACGAGATCGAGTTGGTGGACGCATTGCCACTTTCCGCAAGAATAATTACATAGCCGATTTGGGCGCAATGGTTGTGACTGGTGTCTGGGGCAATCCCATGACCATATTGAGCAAGCAAATTGGCATGGAAATGATTCCTATACGTCAGGCATGCCCCCTATATGGAGCAGGAGGTAAACCAGTGCCAAAACACAAAGACGATATGGTGGAACGAGAGTTTAACCGATTACTGGAATCGGCCAGTTATTTGTCTCATCAACTTGACTTTAACTACGCCGGCAACAATCCTGTATCTCTTGGTCAGGCTCTCGAGTGGATTATTAAACTTCAAGAAAAGTCAGTGAAAGAGAAGCAGGCACAGTATTTGAGACAGCTATGTGAAGCCCAAAAAGCCATTATTGACAATCAAACAAAGACTTCTAGAGTTTTAAGTAAAATTCGCCAGCTTGGAAGTCTGCATGCCAAGCTGCTGCGTTCTCGTCCACAGCGCGTAGAGGGCGACAACACATTTGCCGAACATGAATTTGAGATTCGTTCCACGAACTATGAATGGACTAAAGCCTCCAAACTGTACGATGACCTGACGAAGGAGGAAGagattttacaaaataaacTCAAGGAATTAGAAACGAACCCACCTAG TGATGTATATTTATCATCGAAAGATCGTCAAATTTTAGACTGGCATTTTGCTAATTTAGAATTTGCCAATGCCACCCCATTGTGCAATCTCTCACTGAAGCATTGGGATCAGGATGATGACTTTGAATTTATAGGCAATCACACCACAGTACGTAATGGTTACTCCTGCGTGCCTATTGCTTTGACTGAAGGTCTAGACATACGCGTTAATACCGCCGTAAAAGctataaaatattttcctaCTGGTGTTGAAATTGTTacggaaaatttaaaaactaaCAATTCCCTAGTGACCTATAAAGCAGATTTGGTTTTGTGTACCCTCACATTGGGCGTTCTCAAAATAGCCACCGCTAAGGTACAATCCCAACAGTCCAATACTGTCAAATTTGACCCGCCACTGCCAGACTGGAAACAGCAAGCCATTCAACGCCTAGGTTTTGGAAATCTAAACAAAGTTGTTTTATGTTTTGATCGTATATTCTGGGACCCTAATACGAATCTATTTGGCCATGTGGGCAGCACAACTGCCAGCAGAGGAGAATTATTCTTGTTTTGGAGCATATCCTCATCTCCGGTTTTGCTGGCCCTGGTGGCTGGTCGCTCTGCGGCAATAATGGAAAATGTTTCGGATGATGTCATTGTGGGAAGGTGCATTGCTGTACTTAAGGGTATTTTCGGCAACGGTTCTGTACCCCAACCCAAAGAGACTGTGGTGACACGATGGCGTGCAGATCCCTGGGCTAGAGGTTCTTATAGCTTCGTATCTGTGGGATCTTCTGGCAGCGATTATGACCTTTTAGCCGCCCCTGTTATACCACCGAACCCGCATAATCCCAAACCAAATCAAGAATTGGATGAACTGCCAAGACTATTCTTTGCAGGCGAACATACCATACGAAATTATCCCGCCACTGTACATGGTGCTTTTCTAAGTGGTTTACGAGAAGCTGGACGTATTGCAGACTACTATTTGGGTTATCCCGAAGGCACACCCAACGATATTGGCTACTCGGTGGTGGAAGCTGCCAACACTGCTTCTGTGGGCGATACAGTAGACTTAGTTGATATAGCTCATTCATCAGACTCGTTTTCTAAGACTTCGGATGACAAATCCAATCCTGCCGATTCCAATGAGTGA
- the LOC106094568 gene encoding vesicle transport protein SFT2A, with the protein MDKLRRVLSGNDSIPEEEGSIMTQINDMSTLSWSTRIKGFCICFVLGLVLSFLGSIMFFLHFGIVVFAVFYTLGNIISMTSTCFLMGPVNQLKKMFSDTRLIATCIVIFSIIMTLIASIVLGKPGLTLIFIIIQSLAMTWYSLSYIPYARDAVKKTVSAMLDV; encoded by the exons ATGGATAAATTGCGACGAGTTTTAAGTGGAAATGATAGCATCCCCGAAGAAGAAGGCAGTATAATGACACAG attaatGATATGTCAACATTAAGCTGGTCCACTCGCATTAAAGGCTTTTGCATATGTTTCGTATTGGGTTTGGTTTTATCATTCCTGGGTTCaattatgtttttccttcatttCGGCATAGTTGTATTTGCCGTTTTTTATACCTTGGGTAACATTATATCCATGACGAG tacctgtTTTCTTATGGGCCCAGTAAATCAATTGAAGAAAATGTTCTCCGATACTCGTCTAATTGCCACCTGCATTGTTATATTTTCTATAATTATGACCCTGATTGCTTCTATAGTG ttAGGAAAGCCTGGTCTTACCTTGATATTCATTATTATACAATCATTAGCCATGACATGGTACTCATTATCATATATCCCTTATGCTAGAGATGCTGTCAAGAAAACCGTTTCGGCTATGTTGGACGTTTAG